From the genome of Solanum stenotomum isolate F172 chromosome 5, ASM1918654v1, whole genome shotgun sequence:
AGTTGTTATGTTTTCCTACGTGAACTATCACCATCTATGTATTAAACACACCTCAACTATCAATAGTTCCCTTTTCCTGCGTGAACTATCACACCATCTATGTATTAAACACACACCTCAACTATCAATAGTTTCATTTtcctacctaaactatcaccatGGAAGATGGAAGTAGAGAAAAAATTACTAAAAGATGTCTTAACTTACCAACTGGTTCTGGAAGGCTTAAGTTTCTCCGCAAGCCATCAATTCCAGCAGAAATTATAGCAGCAAGACCCAAGTATGGGTTTGCACATCCATCAAATgctttaatttcaaaattgctTATAAGGCCATGTGCAACTCCAGGAGGGCTAGCAGCTCTCAATGGTGCCTCCCTGTTTTCTTTCCCCCAGCAGAGGTATGCTCCACTCCACATGTTAGGTTGTATGCGATCATAACTGCACTTAAAAAGAAGTATTGAATGATTTTCATTAGTCTTTCTGCAATTAATTTCAGGCCTCCAAGAGGTAAGGGGAAGGTCTTCGTACACCCTAACCTCCCCAGACCCCGCTAGTGTGATTACAgggggtatgttgttgtttccGCAATTAAGTTCAGAACACAGAAAAGTTGAGATAAAATCTACTTTTAAGGTTTGAGAAAACAAGAGATTTGCAGCTCTAGTAACAATGACAAAGAGAGAATATTGGGAAGAGAGGCAACGAGGAACTTCTTTGGTTTGGTTACTAGCAACTCCAATTAGCTAAAAGAGCCAGAAATTCCTTGTGCAAATATCTAAGCCTTTAAGGATCAATAGTCCTTGGCCATGTAACATTTAACAATAAATCAGACAAAGCTGCATCACTAAAATGATCATtcacaaatttgaaaattgagtaAAAACAATTAACTTGTCATGaaccaaaaacaaataaagtagtGGAAATATTGTTATTTCAGAGTGAGGCAATATAATTACAAATACTCCACTTATCCTCTATGTTTTCTTGGATTTTCCAAACGATGCCGCACCCGTGTTAGATCCTCCAACAAtaactacttttggaggatcctaAATGCACTCgtcaacatttttgaagagtcaaAACAACATAGCCTATTCTGATAGTGATAAAAGAGAGGAAGAACAGGAAGCAATGTAGAGCCCTCTAGATAAAAGCACAAAACTAATCGCCAATAGATATAAAGGAAGCAGAACATTCAGAATAGTAGAAAATCTCAAACCTATTAGGGAGTGGTGCAGTGAATGGTAATATGGCAGGAAGATGATTTAACACCCCAGCCATGAATGCTTCCCCAATCTTTGACATCCCATACTGACTTGATTCACCAGACGCCATAAATACATTTTCTCCATTCTTGGATAAACTGATGTGCACATGCGATCCCGAACCAATATCATCTAATGCATACCTAGAAAAAAAAGAGGCGACAAGGTAACAAACTGAGAGGTCTCCCTTGTGATACTTCATGCAGTAGAAGTTATGGAAATTGGAGTCCTGACAGAAATCTCCAGAGGTcagagaaataaataaaaaaataatacaaaagtaACATCATTTGTTCTTTTACCTCAACTATTTCGGAGGAAAAAAATACCACTTGCATTAAACATAATGAAACCTCTCCAACGATAAAAAGGCAGCGCGGTGTACTAAGCTCCTGCTATGACAGGTTCGGGGAGAAGCTGGACCACATTGGGTCTTACATATGCAACCTTACAGAAAGCTACTTTTACTGTTGTTATGCCAAGGCTCCCCTTCAACCCTCTCCCataataacatataaaattttaattttctatcttaAGGTAGAGAAATGTGCAACGGAGAGCATGTgttctttttccattttccaATATAGAAAAGATTCTTCCTCTTGCGAGTATCTCTCAACCTCGGATTGAGGGGGTTCAGAGGGGAGAAGAAAAGAGTTCCGTTTTTACTTATAACTGAGAAGGATGTAGTTGTTAGTAGAGTTTAAATGGAACTAATTAAGGTGTATAAAGGAAAGCACATAATATGCAAGAACAACTATGAAGATAAAATAGGATTGCCCAAGTGCGAGTAAAGATTGAATGGCAGGAAACTATGCACTATCAATGACTACTTTCATGTTAGTTACTAGAGAATATGAGAAGAAGAGGTATTCCGAAGCCAACAGAAGAAAAGAtcccaaaaatgtttttaatcTTAAAAGCAACAAGCATGGCTATGGTAACGGTTTCTAATTCAATACCAGACTTGATTAATGAGATTACACTGACTACACATTTTGGTCAAGCCAATAAGCcaaacaaaaaacaattaaaacttGAGCTTTCACATATCAACATTGCAATTACGCAGGCATCAAAGTATGAAATACTGTGAGCATATGGAAAATCTTTTATGCATCTCACTAATGTTTCTGTCATAAACTTCATACATGGAGCTTCAACCTTgtaaacaaaaatatagaaagcGGAACTAAAATACCATTGCCATAGCACTTTAAGAAGGCAAAAGCAAATCcacatcaagaattcaaataaaaagaGCACCTAAAAGCAATGTGGACACATTGTGCTACCTACTTTGGCACAAAAGTTGCCAGCAACCCATGTTTCCTTGCAACTGCTTTGATGACTTCACGTGCGAAAATTAAGCTGTCAGCTGCTCTAAAACAATCTGTGTATTTTAGAGCAATTTCAAACTGACCTTTCCCAGCTTCTGCATGTAACTGTATATTTTAAGGAGACAATATCAGAGAGGAGGTCTTTGTTGAATTGGAAAATAGTACAATGAAATACATTTTGTATATCAGTCTTACTTTTAggggaaaataaaaaataatgtagttTATATTGCAGGAATGTTCTCTTATAGTTCTATAGATAGTATGGTGTCATGGCATTACATTCCTAAAATATAAACTACATTAATTGTTCTTTTGCAAGTCAAATAGGAATACATCTTCAAAACAATGTAGGAATATCAAATATGCAAGTCAAATCTTGCAATTAGGAATAAATCTTCAAAACAATGTAGGAAGATCAAATTGGCAAGTCAAATTAATGGAGACTTACTTGTTCGACTGCAATATTCAACGATTGAAGAGAAGCGAAAACCTCTTCAAGTATTGGGGATGCAGCATCAAATGATGATGTAGAACAGTAAGAAGTCCTGTCAAATGGTGTCCATTCTTCTTTGCCATTTCTGTATAATTTCATTCTATGTTTACGCTAACATATTACAGACCAGAATCTCCAATCACACATATCACAAATCATGGAAGAGAAAATCCAACATCCAACTATTAAGGGAAAACTCAACTGATGTAACTCacaataatacaaaaaaaactcTCAAACACAATATTATGGGAAAACTTGACTGACATACCTGAATATACTCTTCAAAAgataaaattcattttcaaaGCCTGCATTCACCACCTGAACATGTAGATATAAATTagataaatatgattttttagatgttgcacaaaaaaatatgaaacatACCAAGTCGAATTCATCTTTTAAAACTTTAGAGACTCTGCGCAATGCTTCTCGCGGGCAATACTCCCAAACTTTACCAGGCTCAATGTACATGTCAGCCAAAACCATTTCTTGTTGTTTATTCCTGGATCAAGAGATACACATTAAACTTGATTAGGGAACACTAAAACCAAACCATGTTAGAACAGAACTTGAGCAGATTATTTACATGCCAAGGTCCATAAATAGAACAATGAAATAGTTGGACATCAATGTGTgaaactttttagagaaagaTAATTGTACTTTGATCTTCTATCTATTTCCTACATGTTCACAAAATATATGACATGATATCATGGAAGAATTGCATCAATATTTCAACCTACATTGAAAGCTTTACATAATTGAGTTTGATGACATCTACaacacataaattggacaagGTGGGAGTGGTGAGGCTGCAAAACAACTGACATATGGAACCTTGAACAATGGAAAACATTTACACTTTGGAAGAAACAAATCTAAAATTCAGAGCTGATAATGGAGAACCCTACTATTCTGGAAAAAGAGTTGTCGGGACTCGGGATGATTCACATCCAAATTTTCTCTTGACTATTTGTTGTACCCTTTACCTTGTCCCAATactttttgaatatattaatcATGTTTTCTCAAATCCTATTGAACTTCACTCCTTTATATTGAGCTTCCACTGTTAGAGACCAGGTAAATAATCTCATAccttttttttatctattataaaaCAGACTTCATACCTTTTATCTTCTCCTGGTGATTTGCAAGTGCAGAAATTGGAGTTCTGCCTTTTAACATCTGGTTAACTACAGATTGGACAAAATTGGAAAGGTTCTATATAGTTTCTAAAAACCAATAAGAGCACAGTTGACAAAATCTCCGTAGCTAAAGCATTTGAATGAGTGAAAGAGGGTCTTCTTTGATCTTATCATTTATGACATATCAGAGGAAATTCATGAAGATAATCCAAAGCATACGGAGGCTAAAATAAAGCTTAAAATTCTAAAGGATAAGAAAAAGAGTGTATGTTTCAAACACTTTTAACTGTTAAACCATACCAGGGGAGTCTGCATTTGGTAGATAAATCAGGAACGATTCTGATCTCTCCCGAAGCGGAGAGATTAGTATCCACTGCAGGACCATCAGATGTTGAACTCATTCCCATACATGCACAAGTTAAGCCTACACCGTGCTTTTGCACAGAACTATAGAAGCGTTGTTGTGGAACAACCTGTGCACAAGACATGAACAAATTCAATCCACTTTTGACTAGAGCATAGAAACTCGAAAAATGTCCCAATATCATGTATTGAAGGTAATTGAAAAGCCTGAAAAGTAAGCTTGAGCTCGCTGTACTTGACCTAAGTAAAACAACAGATACAATTATGGAGATTTGGCATTTGAAAAAATTCCCAGTAGTGTTACTTGGTTTTAACTTTCAAATTATCATAGCCAACAAGACAATTCAAACTATGTAATAGTAACGATGCAAACCACCATTAGAGACAGAATGCTTCAAccaaatattgattttatttgataattacaaCATTTCACTTTCTCTGGATGCTTTTACTCAAGAAATTCTCTAACAGTATGTCTGAAATCTTTGGCCCAATTGAAACACTAGGATCCATCCCAGATTGAGCTCAATTCCATTTgttattcaaaaatcaaactccTTGCATTTTCTCAAAGTGGGACAAAGATTTGGGTGGTCACAAGCATCGAAAATCATATCACATAATAATTCATAATCTTAAGGCAAAAGCAGTAACATAAATGGACAAGGCAAAACTTACACGGCATCTATGCTGGCCAGAAGCATCTATCCAAATAATGCGAATAAAGGTGACATCCTTTGATGATTCATTTAACTCTTCCTCTTGGAAGGAAGATAATAAAGGAGGTTTTACATCAGAATATCTTGACGAAACATCAAGCTTGTAGAATTGCTTTGCGTTTTCTGCAAAGATGTCTTTAACAGCTGCAATAGCTTCTGGAATTGAAAGATCACCATCAACACATGCATCACGTAGAACAGAGAATACTACTTCACGAGCTTTCTTTGCACCTACAAGAGAAATTGAGTCCACCTGTATTATTATCTGACAATAACCGTTGTTTTCCTTCCTTACAGCTTCTAAAGAAAATTTTCCCCTGATCGAAGTGATAAATGTGCCtcaggttttttttttgtcccaCCTCATCAAGCAAGATTTTCATTTCTATTAAGTATATTGATATAATGTTTGATGAACTTAAGGTACTTATTCACATTTCCAAGGCATAAAATTTTCCAGCTAGGTTGTTAGGAAATGGACATGCCGAACATTCATAATGAGCAAAGGGCACACATTGGGCAATCAAGCATCAGTAAATGACAAACACATCAACTGCACAAAAAATGTGTATCCTCTAATGTTCAAACTCCTTCAAACTCCAACAAGAGTGAAGTGTGCTGCGAGGACATGACATTCAGAAAGAATTGTTTGTACTTTTTAGCAGGCCAGATTTAACGGGTGTTCAGGATTAGCTGAAACTAAACTCTCTATTATCTTTTGAAAGGCTACAAAAAGCTTGTCATGTCATGCGCTAATGATACAAGATGAAAAGGAATCCAGGACAAACCTAAATAAAAGGTTTCCGCAAATGCGATGCCATCAGTGCTGAACATAATCTGTCAATATGCAAACATCAGATAGGAAAATGTTCACTGTTAGATGGAGAAATTATTAAGGCTCTGAAAGAGTAGTCAACCTAAGAATATAGAAATCTGCAGCCTGAACTAGAAAGATAATTATTAGGTACTTCAGTATATAATTTGGACAACCTTATTCATTGGGGCAAGCTCCAAGAGTTCTTTCACGGAGGATACCATCCCATGGAAGCTAAGTTTAGGAATTGCTAGCCCAAAATCAAGATAGACCTGAAGCAGAAGACATTTTCCCTGTTAGAGATAACAAGGTGATACAGAATTCCAGGAAAAAGTTGTATTAATACATAAGATCTACATGTTGATAATTTCAGATGTAGGACAAACTCTCACTTGGGGGTACACAGAAGCCAGGTAAGAAGCTTCCTTTGAGAACGGATAGGACGCATGTAAAAGCACCAACCGATTCTTCATGAATCTCTTATCCTCAAGAAGATTTCGAAGATGAAGGGGATTAGCAAGCCTTAGATCCAAATCCTTGTCCCCGAAActgaaatgaagaaataaaacaatGTTACTTATAATAACTAGGAGGATTTACAAAAAGAAATTCTTTTTGCATGCATCTCACATTTGAattgtaattttgaaaaacaagaaTATCATGCCAGCAGCAAAAGGCTCAAAAACGGTTGACTTGATTGACACTAGAATAgctagaaagaaaaatgagttcAAGCTAACTATTTCAAAGACAATCTTTTTGTTACCCGGTGTGTATTTGCATTGGCAAGTCATAACTTTGAGCCACCTTCAAAGCATGCAGGAAGATATAATCAATGAAGCTCTTGTTTGAGATTCGGATGGGATGCCCAGCTGGAATCACAGAAACTATCAGAATAACATGCTCAATTTTGGTGCATTACAATCCCACATCTCACAACACTCACCACATAAAACATCACTAAGCCCCTCCTCAGCCTCCTTTTCAGTAACTTCCGTATTAATTGCAAGACCGCTGCGATATGCTACTATACTTTTAAATGCAACAACTTCATCCGCTACTGTATAGAAAGATCAGGAAAAACTTTTGGAACCACAATTCGTTAGCAGCAAGAAAAATGTGTATTTGCAATATTCCGGAATATATTGATAGATAATCAAAGGATATGACTTCAACTCCTCAGTGAAAATCTCCATGAATGATGCCAGTGTCCATGTTCCATTTGAATCCTATAATAGAATAGCATAGGAAAGGAGAAAGAGATAAGCAAATTTAACAGGGAAGTCAAGAATGTGTATTCCAGAGATGATAGTGTGAGAAAAAATGAGTTTGCTCCCTCTGGTTGTG
Proteins encoded in this window:
- the LOC125864790 gene encoding protein fluG — protein: MEKFAELKKIAESVEIVDAHAHNIVAIDSTVPFLNCFSEAAGDALSDVPHTINFKRSLKEIAGIYGSSLSLHAVQESRQRLGLESSAAVCFKAAKISVLLIDDGIELDKKIDIKWHRNFVPTVGRILRVERVAEKILEKDSNGTWTLASFMEIFTEELKSVADEVVAFKSIVAYRSGLAINTEVTEKEAEEGLSDVLCAGHPIRISNKSFIDYIFLHALKVAQSYDLPMQIHTGFGDKDLDLRLANPLHLRNLLEDKRFMKNRLVLLHASYPFSKEASYLASVYPQVYLDFGLAIPKLSFHGMVSSVKELLELAPMNKIMFSTDGIAFAETFYLGAKKAREVVFSVLRDACVDGDLSIPEAIAAVKDIFAENAKQFYKLDVSSRYSDVKPPLLSSFQEEELNESSKDVTFIRIIWIDASGQHRCRVVPQQRFYSSVQKHGVGLTCACMGMSSTSDGPAVDTNLSASGEIRIVPDLSTKCRLPWNKQQEMVLADMYIEPGKVWEYCPREALRRVSKVLKDEFDLVVNAGFENEFYLLKSIFRNGKEEWTPFDRTSYCSTSSFDAASPILEEVFASLQSLNIAVEQLHAEAGKGQFEIALKYTDCFRAADSLIFAREVIKAVARKHGLLATFVPKYALDDIGSGSHVHISLSKNGENVFMASGESSQYGMSKIGEAFMAGVLNHLPAILPFTAPLPNSYDRIQPNMWSGAYLCWGKENREAPLRAASPPGVAHGLISNFEIKAFDGCANPYLGLAAIISAGIDGLRRNLSLPEPVDGDPDILKENLQRLPVTLAESVEALEKDSLFKEMIGEKLLVAIIGVRKAEVKYYSENKEGYKDLIFKY